One genomic region from Treponema primitia ZAS-1 encodes:
- the htpG gene encoding molecular chaperone HtpG — protein sequence MAQHQFQTEVSRLLHLIIHSLYSNREIFLRELVSNASDALDKLKYLTVADDAYKSISFDPRIDISFHKDEKAGASTITIADNGIGMNEADLTDSLGTIARSGTRSFLDKLAADAKKDSNLIGQFGVGFYSAFMVADKIEVISRKAGEEAAWKWTSDGKDGYDIESAQRDTQGSTVILYLTEEGTEYANRWSIEDIIKRYSNHVAFPIFLTYDEKEYDDKGKEKGSKTKTDRINSGTAIWRRSKSELKDEDYNEFYKQLGHDTEEPLFYVHTKAEGTLEYSTLFYVSKKAPFDMYNADYKPGVKLYVKRVFITDDDKELMPTWLRFVRGVIDSEDLPLNVSREILQQNKVLLNIKNGSVKKLLGEFKTLSDNSASSEAAKEKWETFIAQYNRPLKEGLYQDFANREAILELVRFKSTTTDGWVSLADYVSRMKSDQKHIYYITGGDEKTLKASPLLEAYTAKGIEVLIMDDEIDDIIIPSVGRYKRPGAVEGESQEFELKAVNRAGADEELGEKKDKAAEKESKPILEKLKKALGDRVKDVKLSRRLHDSPSCIVADENDPTMQMAQMLKAMGQTEMPDIKPILEVNGDHPIVVGLRDVEDENRIADVAGVLLDQALLVEGIKIKDPADFVKRLNRLLVK from the coding sequence ATGGCCCAGCACCAATTTCAGACCGAAGTAAGCAGGCTTCTGCACCTTATCATCCATTCCCTTTACTCTAACCGGGAAATATTCCTCCGGGAGCTTGTGTCCAACGCTTCCGACGCCCTGGACAAGCTCAAGTACCTCACCGTGGCGGACGACGCCTATAAATCTATCAGTTTTGACCCTCGGATCGACATTAGCTTCCATAAAGATGAAAAGGCGGGGGCATCGACCATCACTATTGCGGATAACGGTATCGGCATGAACGAAGCGGATCTGACGGATTCCCTGGGAACCATAGCCCGGTCGGGAACCCGGAGCTTCCTGGATAAGCTGGCGGCGGATGCCAAAAAGGACTCCAACCTCATCGGCCAGTTCGGGGTGGGCTTCTACTCCGCTTTCATGGTGGCGGACAAGATCGAGGTGATTAGCCGCAAGGCCGGGGAAGAGGCGGCCTGGAAGTGGACCAGCGACGGGAAAGACGGGTATGACATCGAAAGCGCCCAGCGGGATACCCAGGGCTCAACGGTGATCCTCTACCTTACCGAGGAAGGGACCGAGTACGCCAACCGCTGGTCCATCGAGGATATTATCAAGCGTTACTCCAACCATGTGGCCTTCCCCATCTTCCTCACCTACGACGAGAAGGAGTATGACGACAAGGGCAAGGAGAAGGGCTCCAAGACAAAGACCGACCGGATCAATTCCGGTACCGCTATTTGGCGGCGGTCTAAATCGGAGTTGAAGGACGAGGACTACAACGAGTTCTACAAGCAGTTGGGACACGATACGGAGGAGCCCCTCTTCTATGTCCACACCAAAGCTGAGGGGACCCTGGAATACTCAACCCTGTTCTATGTTTCCAAGAAGGCCCCCTTCGATATGTACAACGCGGACTACAAACCCGGGGTCAAACTCTACGTAAAACGGGTTTTCATCACCGACGATGACAAGGAGCTCATGCCCACTTGGCTGCGTTTTGTCCGGGGGGTCATTGATTCGGAGGACCTGCCCCTGAACGTGAGCCGGGAAATACTTCAGCAGAATAAGGTGCTCCTCAATATCAAAAACGGATCGGTAAAAAAACTGCTGGGGGAATTCAAAACCCTTTCGGATAACTCCGCTTCCTCGGAAGCGGCCAAGGAAAAATGGGAAACCTTTATTGCCCAGTACAACCGGCCCCTCAAGGAAGGACTCTACCAGGACTTTGCCAACCGGGAAGCGATCCTTGAACTGGTCCGGTTTAAGAGCACTACCACAGACGGCTGGGTCAGCCTGGCGGACTATGTTTCCCGGATGAAATCGGATCAAAAACACATTTACTACATAACCGGGGGTGATGAGAAAACCCTCAAGGCCTCTCCCCTGCTGGAAGCGTACACCGCCAAGGGAATTGAGGTCCTCATCATGGACGATGAGATCGACGATATCATCATCCCTTCGGTGGGGCGCTACAAGAGGCCGGGTGCGGTGGAAGGGGAATCACAGGAGTTTGAACTTAAGGCGGTGAACCGGGCCGGAGCGGACGAGGAGCTTGGGGAAAAGAAGGATAAGGCCGCGGAAAAAGAAAGCAAGCCTATCCTCGAGAAGCTCAAGAAGGCCCTGGGAGACCGGGTAAAGGACGTAAAACTTTCCCGGCGGCTCCACGACTCTCCCTCCTGCATTGTGGCGGACGAGAACGATCCCACCATGCAGATGGCCCAGATGCTCAAGGCCATGGGCCAGACCGAAATGCCCGACATAAAGCCCATTCTGGAAGTAAACGGCGATCATCCCATCGTGGTGGGCCTCCGGGATGTGGAGGATGAAAACCGAATCGCCGATGTTGCCGGGGTCCTCCTGGATCAGGCCTTGTTGGTGGAGGGTATCAAAATCAAGGACCCGGCGGACTTTGTAAAACGCCTAAACCGCCTGCTGGTCAAGTAA
- a CDS encoding DVUA0089 family protein — MLKKAALLVTTLIFCVLTACVSTPDDDSMYDRDGKQEIRPDSYELDTRHSPVKAKQGEWISRTLHVNDSDWFAFTPGTAGLLVAETDGDTDTVLELYLDRSLLRENDDVGNNHNAKIEYFVDSGLSYLIKASGVRLAEATENAIGFYRFRVTLEPMPKAKAKVNNTLEEAEFINLGETITAYFFNDDDIHWYTASAPSAGRIMVNTEGTLDTLLEVYDKWEELIGRDDDSGYQGNAKIAADVLSAGPVYFRVSAYQGATGRYYLKTQFRAPIKPDPYENDNSLAGAKEIQPGASQSRNFSDAGDVDWVRLRITQGGSYEIFAKAGDDYLDTYIELFDTDSNLIAKDDDSGGFWNALLKVDLSPGTYYIKVSTVDKDPLETNAYTLSVSSGN; from the coding sequence ATGTTGAAAAAGGCGGCCCTGCTGGTAACGACTCTTATATTTTGTGTCCTTACCGCCTGTGTCTCGACCCCTGATGATGATAGTATGTATGACCGGGATGGTAAGCAGGAGATCCGTCCCGATTCCTATGAACTGGACACCAGGCATTCCCCGGTAAAGGCCAAACAGGGTGAATGGATTTCCCGGACTCTCCATGTAAATGATAGTGACTGGTTCGCCTTTACCCCCGGAACGGCGGGGCTCCTGGTTGCGGAAACCGACGGCGATACCGATACGGTTCTGGAACTCTACCTGGACCGCAGCCTGCTCCGGGAAAATGACGATGTGGGCAATAACCACAACGCCAAAATTGAGTATTTTGTCGATTCCGGACTTAGCTACCTTATAAAGGCCTCGGGGGTGCGCCTGGCCGAAGCAACGGAAAACGCCATAGGGTTCTACCGGTTCCGGGTTACCCTGGAACCTATGCCTAAAGCAAAGGCCAAGGTGAACAATACCCTGGAAGAGGCTGAGTTTATTAACCTGGGGGAAACCATCACGGCGTATTTTTTCAATGACGACGACATTCACTGGTATACCGCATCCGCTCCAAGTGCAGGCCGTATTATGGTCAACACCGAAGGAACCCTGGATACCCTCCTTGAGGTATACGATAAGTGGGAAGAGCTGATTGGCCGGGACGATGACTCAGGCTATCAGGGCAACGCAAAAATTGCAGCGGACGTACTCAGCGCCGGACCGGTATATTTTAGGGTGAGCGCATACCAGGGGGCCACCGGCAGGTATTACCTAAAAACCCAATTCAGGGCTCCGATCAAACCCGACCCCTATGAAAACGATAACAGCCTCGCCGGAGCCAAAGAAATCCAGCCCGGTGCATCCCAGTCGCGGAATTTTTCCGATGCCGGGGATGTAGACTGGGTGCGGCTGCGGATTACCCAAGGGGGGAGCTACGAGATTTTTGCCAAGGCGGGGGATGATTACCTGGATACCTATATTGAACTATTTGACACGGATAGCAATTTAATAGCCAAGGATGATGATAGCGGCGGCTTTTGGAATGCGCTCCTCAAGGTTGATCTGAGCCCCGGAACCTACTATATCAAAGTAAGTACCGTTGATAAGGATCCCCTGGAAACCAATGCTTACACCCTAAGCGTCTCCTCCGGTAACTAA
- a CDS encoding pre-peptidase C-terminal domain-containing protein produces the protein MRCFLHYFLVFCCLSLSFNLYAQNYAGDSYEPDSEAKPVPIQLGTWVSRALHAGDGDWFSIRPASDGLLIAETSGDTDTIITLYRRNEIIAQNDDNGDDINALLAYPVQSGVGYTICVEGYDESEIGPYRFRVSMEPIRDSGEPNDVPSQATPFSPGSPRTAYFLDPDDVDWYRYTVPSSGTLVVYTEGIIDTLITIYDAADNLLAEDDDSGENSNARASARVSPGTVFIRVSAYDGQLGKYTLQALLYEPAKPDRFENDDTKELAKDISVGASQERNFTDASDEDWVRLRITQRGIYDIYAKAADNTLDTYLELYNANDELIDANDDWTGDVREGDIALNARLWLELNPGTYYIKVSTLSSDPIVISAYVLSVTNGLSVPK, from the coding sequence ATGCGTTGTTTTCTGCACTATTTCCTGGTATTTTGTTGCCTAAGCCTAAGCTTTAACCTTTATGCACAGAATTATGCCGGCGATTCCTACGAACCGGACAGCGAGGCAAAGCCGGTTCCGATTCAACTGGGAACCTGGGTGTCCCGGGCCCTCCACGCGGGTGACGGGGATTGGTTTAGTATACGGCCTGCCTCAGACGGCCTCCTTATTGCAGAAACCAGCGGGGACACGGATACCATTATCACCCTGTATAGGAGGAACGAGATTATAGCCCAGAACGATGACAATGGGGACGATATTAACGCCCTTCTTGCATATCCCGTCCAATCCGGTGTGGGTTATACAATTTGTGTGGAAGGGTACGATGAGTCGGAAATTGGCCCCTACCGCTTCCGGGTATCCATGGAGCCTATCAGGGATAGTGGGGAACCGAACGATGTCCCTTCCCAGGCAACGCCCTTTAGTCCCGGAAGCCCCCGTACGGCATACTTTCTTGATCCGGATGATGTGGACTGGTACCGCTATACGGTTCCCAGTTCCGGAACCCTGGTGGTCTACACTGAAGGTATTATTGATACCCTCATCACTATTTATGACGCCGCCGACAATCTCCTAGCCGAGGATGATGACTCCGGTGAAAATTCCAATGCCCGCGCTTCCGCCAGGGTAAGTCCGGGGACGGTGTTTATCAGGGTAAGCGCCTATGATGGGCAGCTGGGAAAATACACCCTACAAGCGCTCCTCTATGAGCCGGCCAAACCGGACCGCTTTGAAAATGACGACACCAAGGAGCTTGCCAAGGACATAAGCGTGGGCGCCTCCCAGGAACGAAATTTTACCGATGCCTCAGACGAAGATTGGGTACGGCTGCGGATTACCCAGCGGGGAATCTACGATATTTATGCTAAGGCAGCGGACAATACACTGGACACCTACCTGGAATTATACAACGCCAACGATGAACTTATTGATGCGAATGATGACTGGACCGGAGATGTCCGGGAGGGGGATATCGCATTGAATGCCCGGCTCTGGCTGGAGCTCAACCCCGGAACCTACTACATTAAGGTAAGCACCCTCAGTTCGGACCCTATAGTTATCAGCGCCTATGTTTTAAGCGTTACAAATGGTTTAAGCGTTCCAAAATGA
- the radA gene encoding DNA repair protein RadA, whose protein sequence is MKRQRDFIFKCTGCGHEEPKWLGRCPECGEWNTLIETPISAGRSGSTGRSSGRNNPPPQSFPLSSVDPQEGTRISSGIGELDRVLGGGIMKRSAILVGGEPGIGKSTLLLQAAAAVETKGRILYVSGEESAGQVRMRADRLGLRCEGIEICCTGRLEEIETILEAVKPVIIMADSAQTLHTDQAGLVPGTVNQMKYCSWELISWVKEHDAALFLTAHVTKEGVISGPKTLEHMVDTVLYFEGAVSAANDGDSRFLRAAKNRFGSVDEIGIFTMGERGLEAVADPSLLFLVQREGGLPPGTAIAAVLEGSRPLLVEIQALAVPAKGSMSRVFSDRIDSARVSRVAATLEKHLNLRLSDHDLYINVAGGIRIAEVGVELALAMAIYSARTGLTLPALTAIAGELSLAGELRPIRRLAARIKAAGNLGFENFLGPVPALPAQFPSETETEITGLRAIGDLKSAIKVLFS, encoded by the coding sequence ATGAAACGACAGCGGGATTTTATTTTTAAGTGTACCGGCTGCGGTCACGAAGAGCCTAAATGGCTGGGCCGCTGTCCCGAGTGCGGTGAATGGAATACCCTTATTGAAACGCCGATAAGCGCAGGCCGCTCCGGAAGTACCGGCCGGTCCAGCGGGCGTAACAACCCTCCCCCTCAGTCCTTTCCTTTGTCATCGGTGGACCCCCAGGAGGGGACCCGCATCAGTAGTGGCATCGGCGAACTGGATCGAGTCCTGGGGGGCGGTATTATGAAGCGATCCGCCATACTGGTGGGTGGCGAACCGGGTATCGGGAAGTCCACCCTGCTGCTCCAGGCCGCAGCGGCGGTGGAAACAAAGGGCCGCATCCTCTATGTTTCCGGGGAAGAATCCGCCGGGCAGGTACGGATGCGGGCGGATCGCCTGGGTTTGCGCTGCGAGGGCATCGAGATCTGCTGTACTGGGCGGCTTGAGGAAATCGAGACCATCCTGGAAGCGGTAAAACCGGTGATCATCATGGCGGACTCTGCCCAGACCCTGCATACCGACCAGGCCGGATTGGTGCCAGGCACCGTTAATCAGATGAAGTATTGTTCCTGGGAGCTCATCTCCTGGGTTAAGGAGCACGATGCTGCCCTGTTTCTCACCGCCCATGTAACCAAGGAGGGCGTCATTTCCGGGCCAAAGACCCTGGAACATATGGTAGATACGGTGCTGTACTTTGAGGGGGCCGTATCGGCGGCCAATGACGGGGACAGCCGTTTCCTCAGGGCTGCGAAAAACCGCTTTGGTTCGGTGGACGAGATCGGGATATTTACCATGGGGGAACGGGGACTGGAGGCGGTGGCCGATCCCTCGTTACTCTTCCTGGTACAACGGGAAGGGGGGCTTCCTCCGGGGACGGCCATCGCAGCAGTTCTGGAAGGGTCCCGGCCCCTTTTGGTAGAAATCCAGGCCTTAGCGGTACCCGCCAAAGGTTCCATGAGCCGGGTTTTCTCAGACCGCATCGATTCGGCCCGGGTTTCCCGGGTAGCCGCTACCCTTGAAAAGCACCTGAATCTGCGGCTTTCAGACCACGACCTGTACATAAACGTGGCCGGGGGCATACGGATAGCCGAAGTAGGGGTGGAACTCGCCTTAGCCATGGCCATCTATTCCGCCAGAACCGGTCTGACCCTGCCGGCCCTCACCGCCATTGCGGGGGAACTATCCTTGGCGGGAGAACTGCGTCCCATACGGCGGTTGGCAGCGCGGATTAAGGCCGCCGGAAATCTGGGATTTGAAAACTTCCTGGGTCCGGTACCGGCCCTTCCCGCCCAGTTCCCCTCGGAGACTGAAACAGAAATAACGGGATTACGTGCCATTGGGGACTTAAAGTCTGCTATAAAGGTTCTTTTTTCCTGA
- a CDS encoding RNA recognition motif domain-containing protein: MAKKLYVGNLSYNTTEDGLRNLFSEFGSVASSKIIFDRETGNSKGFGFIEMGTDEEASAAIAGTNGREFDGRQLRVNEAMDKPRRDRGGSGGGYGNNNW; the protein is encoded by the coding sequence ATGGCTAAGAAACTGTATGTCGGAAATCTCTCTTACAACACCACCGAGGATGGTCTTCGGAATCTGTTCTCTGAATTTGGAAGTGTTGCGTCTTCTAAGATCATCTTTGATCGTGAAACTGGCAATTCTAAAGGATTTGGATTTATTGAAATGGGTACTGACGAAGAGGCGAGCGCCGCCATCGCCGGTACCAATGGCCGTGAATTTGACGGCCGCCAACTCCGGGTCAACGAAGCCATGGACAAGCCCCGCAGAGATCGCGGTGGCAGCGGCGGCGGATACGGCAACAACAACTGGTAA
- a CDS encoding TonB-dependent receptor plug domain-containing protein, giving the protein MPKIPVLPFALAVLLVFCSAPLFGRDVVVTVSDADLGIPLEGAVIRSWDGREYVCDEDGRAEVTVPDDQQVVIRIAYPGYENGRLLIPVGGNEFFSALRLGGIMENHELVIEASSPEVSEARSGRSIAISGETLSRTAEIGFIEDVMTSIKLLPGVGYSGMFDAQPSIRGGSPGDLMAALDGFYIDDPYHWGGAYSIFVPQMVESATLSHGVFSSRYGHTISGLLEVVTRKPSPTETQFDLGVSTSETNLGLSFPLVGKGGVAAMGKVTYWDPFVWGAQQLSKGVPELEMINSVTTAPYIRDFSITGNYRFSTDLELTATGFFGSDGVGADYHNEYERDGDKRNVDLIFDWMNYRLFGITGITWSPHRDMVFRASAGAGLYETDMIADVTMELPREPGYTPPLPIPSEDGVMEENEEGPVFWDYLGSMNLNGGMTNKTITYQGRADFDWGLREGFIFAAGAQELYSQWIEVENFRRVFDPIAPLPPKSGLDFEPYDMSLDVKNHGLSSSVYSLLEYLGPGQKFGAELGLRVDHFYFIGRNFTIQTIPVLNPRLNLDFGILKNRGSIDALTLTVGTGLFSSMNDVISSIDVSNNIDDFELKPNRSWTSIVGTKIDFTEKFSFNIEAYYKYIFDRAYTVSTTHEDDPDNPTKVDTKIDYWFNGLGRVIGFDFILQRLESRYWDGWLSYSFTWAQYQNPDTIPDADDIPDDVNPERYPKTGNDWFYPSFHRYHNINLVLSFKPSRSFNVGTRFGFASGTPKGEKNDKRTGFSWPVDVKFSFFRFNPKGKVNTEMYLGIENLQALVYDAIWIARVNGYTGEEDPSEYTPVYDLPIPMISFGFKWRY; this is encoded by the coding sequence ATGCCTAAAATCCCTGTCCTGCCTTTTGCCCTAGCGGTACTCCTCGTTTTTTGCAGCGCGCCTCTTTTCGGCCGGGATGTGGTGGTTACCGTCAGTGATGCGGATTTGGGAATCCCCCTTGAGGGCGCCGTGATTCGTTCCTGGGATGGCAGGGAATATGTCTGTGATGAGGATGGCAGGGCAGAGGTGACCGTCCCCGATGATCAGCAGGTGGTGATTCGCATTGCCTATCCGGGTTATGAAAACGGCAGGCTGCTGATTCCGGTGGGTGGGAATGAATTTTTCAGCGCCCTACGTTTGGGCGGGATAATGGAAAACCACGAACTGGTGATTGAAGCATCAAGTCCCGAGGTGAGCGAAGCCAGGAGCGGGCGCAGTATTGCTATTTCCGGGGAAACCCTGAGCCGTACAGCGGAAATTGGGTTTATAGAAGATGTGATGACTTCGATAAAACTCCTGCCTGGGGTGGGGTATTCGGGCATGTTTGATGCCCAGCCCTCAATCAGAGGGGGATCCCCCGGGGACCTCATGGCAGCCCTGGACGGGTTCTACATCGACGATCCCTATCACTGGGGAGGCGCGTACTCCATCTTTGTTCCCCAAATGGTGGAAAGCGCCACGCTTTCCCACGGCGTTTTTTCGAGCCGCTATGGGCATACCATCTCCGGTCTCCTGGAAGTAGTTACCCGCAAACCTTCCCCAACGGAAACCCAGTTTGACCTGGGGGTCTCCACCAGTGAGACCAACCTGGGACTGTCATTTCCCCTTGTGGGAAAAGGCGGTGTGGCAGCCATGGGGAAGGTAACCTACTGGGATCCCTTTGTCTGGGGGGCGCAGCAGCTCTCCAAGGGGGTTCCGGAACTTGAAATGATCAACAGCGTTACCACCGCGCCCTATATCCGGGATTTTTCTATTACCGGGAATTACCGGTTTTCAACGGATCTGGAATTGACTGCCACGGGTTTTTTTGGCAGTGATGGTGTGGGGGCGGATTACCACAACGAATATGAACGGGATGGCGACAAGCGGAATGTGGATCTGATCTTCGACTGGATGAACTACCGGCTCTTTGGGATTACCGGTATTACCTGGAGTCCCCACCGCGATATGGTGTTCCGGGCAAGCGCCGGCGCCGGCCTGTATGAAACCGATATGATTGCGGACGTCACCATGGAACTGCCCCGCGAACCCGGTTACACGCCGCCTCTTCCTATTCCGTCCGAGGACGGGGTCATGGAAGAAAATGAGGAAGGGCCTGTTTTCTGGGATTATCTTGGGTCGATGAACCTTAACGGGGGAATGACCAACAAAACCATAACCTATCAGGGACGCGCCGATTTTGACTGGGGGCTCCGGGAGGGGTTTATCTTTGCTGCGGGAGCACAAGAATTGTATTCCCAGTGGATTGAAGTTGAAAACTTCCGGCGGGTATTTGATCCGATTGCTCCCCTGCCGCCCAAAAGTGGTTTAGATTTTGAACCGTATGACATGTCCCTGGATGTAAAAAACCATGGACTCTCTTCATCGGTCTATTCACTGCTGGAATACCTGGGCCCCGGGCAAAAGTTCGGCGCTGAGTTAGGATTGCGGGTGGATCACTTTTATTTTATCGGCAGGAATTTTACCATTCAGACCATTCCGGTTTTAAACCCCCGGCTTAATCTTGATTTTGGTATCCTTAAAAACAGGGGTAGTATTGATGCGCTCACCCTTACTGTCGGAACCGGACTTTTTTCTTCCATGAATGACGTCATCAGCTCCATAGATGTAAGTAATAACATTGATGATTTTGAGTTGAAACCAAATCGTTCATGGACATCCATCGTTGGGACTAAAATTGATTTTACTGAAAAGTTCAGTTTTAATATTGAAGCCTATTATAAATACATTTTTGACCGGGCATATACGGTAAGCACCACCCACGAAGACGATCCCGATAATCCTACTAAGGTGGATACCAAAATCGACTACTGGTTTAACGGCTTAGGGAGGGTGATCGGTTTTGATTTTATCCTGCAAAGGCTGGAATCCCGCTACTGGGACGGCTGGCTGTCCTATTCCTTTACCTGGGCCCAGTACCAGAATCCGGACACCATCCCGGACGCAGATGATATACCGGATGATGTGAACCCCGAGCGGTATCCCAAGACGGGTAACGACTGGTTCTATCCTTCTTTTCACCGGTACCATAACATCAACCTTGTGTTGAGCTTCAAACCCTCGCGATCCTTTAACGTAGGAACGCGTTTCGGCTTTGCCAGCGGTACGCCTAAGGGTGAAAAAAACGACAAGCGTACCGGCTTCTCCTGGCCGGTGGACGTGAAGTTTTCCTTCTTCCGGTTTAATCCCAAAGGGAAGGTAAACACCGAAATGTACCTTGGTATCGAAAACCTGCAGGCCCTGGTGTACGATGCGATTTGGATAGCCCGGGTCAACGGTTACACCGGCGAAGAAGATCCGAGTGAGTACACTCCGGTCTACGATTTGCCCATACCGATGATATCCTTCGGCTTTAAGTGGAGATATTAG
- the metK gene encoding methionine adenosyltransferase — MEKRHYFFTSESVGEGHPDKLCDQISDAILDACYTKDPQSRVACETFASTSLVLVGGEITTEAFVDFQEVVRKVAEDIGYTDPAYGLDCHSMAVLDMIHSQSPDISQGVSGVGLEEYKGQQGAGDQGMMFGFACNETEELMPLPITLAHKILLRATELRKNKTIKWLRPDAKSQVTVEYEGHKPIRIDAVVVSHQHDDGISYKDIKGAVIGDIIKPILEPTGLLDGNTKYYINPTGRFVVGGPFGDTGLTGRKIIVDTYGGMGRHGGGAFSGKDPTKVDRSAAYVARYVAKNIVAAKLAERCEVELAYAIGVPFPVSVMVDTFGTATVPEAKIEEAVKTVFDLTPAGIIKTLDLRRPIYRKTASYGHFGRSEFPWEKTNKAEELKKAIK; from the coding sequence ATGGAGAAGAGGCACTACTTTTTTACGTCAGAATCGGTTGGCGAAGGTCATCCCGACAAACTCTGCGATCAGATTTCTGATGCAATCCTTGACGCGTGTTACACAAAGGATCCCCAAAGCCGGGTTGCCTGCGAAACCTTCGCGTCAACTTCCCTGGTGCTGGTCGGCGGTGAGATAACTACCGAAGCCTTTGTGGATTTCCAAGAAGTAGTCCGTAAAGTCGCCGAGGATATCGGCTATACCGATCCCGCGTATGGGCTGGATTGCCATTCCATGGCGGTGTTGGACATGATCCATAGCCAGTCTCCGGACATCAGCCAGGGGGTTTCCGGCGTTGGCCTTGAAGAATACAAGGGCCAGCAGGGAGCGGGTGACCAGGGGATGATGTTCGGTTTCGCCTGTAACGAGACCGAGGAACTGATGCCCCTGCCCATCACCCTGGCCCACAAGATTCTGCTCCGCGCAACGGAACTGCGAAAAAACAAGACCATTAAATGGCTGCGGCCGGATGCGAAAAGCCAGGTGACCGTGGAATACGAAGGACATAAACCGATCCGCATTGACGCGGTGGTGGTTTCCCATCAGCATGACGATGGAATTTCCTACAAGGATATCAAGGGTGCGGTAATTGGCGACATTATCAAGCCGATACTGGAACCCACGGGGCTCCTGGACGGGAATACCAAATACTATATCAACCCAACCGGCCGCTTTGTAGTGGGCGGTCCCTTCGGTGATACGGGCCTGACCGGCCGGAAGATCATCGTGGATACCTACGGCGGCATGGGCCGTCACGGGGGCGGCGCCTTCTCCGGCAAGGATCCCACCAAGGTGGACCGTTCCGCAGCCTACGTGGCCCGTTATGTGGCCAAGAACATTGTGGCCGCCAAGCTTGCCGAGCGCTGCGAAGTGGAGCTTGCCTACGCTATTGGCGTACCTTTCCCGGTCTCAGTCATGGTGGACACCTTCGGTACCGCCACGGTTCCGGAAGCCAAAATTGAGGAAGCGGTAAAAACAGTCTTCGATCTTACCCCTGCGGGCATCATCAAGACCCTGGACCTCCGCCGCCCCATCTACCGGAAAACCGCCAGCTACGGCCACTTTGGTCGCTCGGAATTCCCCTGGGAAAAAACCAACAAAGCCGAGGAATTGAAAAAAGCTATTAAATAG
- a CDS encoding LysM peptidoglycan-binding domain-containing protein has protein sequence MKKTYLLMASLIVVSLLGACKSGPTAEEEQQGEVNLSFDTVYSKYESRLILDGTTDYVVKNGDMLTRIARQFYGTERKFGVSNAYFFPLIMLASNDVVQDPDLIEPGMHLSIPDLQRNLDNPDARQAMKEFFRDIAGVYAQKTRDETRVDRRTLAEETQHSLLELSEAL, from the coding sequence ATGAAAAAAACGTATTTATTAATGGCATCCCTGATTGTGGTTTCCCTTTTGGGCGCCTGTAAATCGGGACCGACTGCGGAAGAGGAACAGCAAGGGGAAGTTAATCTTTCCTTCGATACTGTTTACAGCAAATATGAGTCAAGGCTCATCCTTGACGGTACCACAGACTATGTGGTTAAAAACGGCGATATGCTGACCAGAATTGCCAGGCAGTTCTACGGTACCGAGAGGAAATTTGGCGTTTCAAACGCTTATTTTTTCCCTCTTATTATGCTGGCTTCCAATGATGTGGTCCAGGACCCCGATTTAATTGAACCCGGTATGCACCTGTCCATTCCGGATTTGCAGCGGAATCTGGATAATCCCGATGCCCGGCAGGCGATGAAGGAATTCTTCCGGGATATAGCCGGTGTTTATGCGCAAAAAACCAGGGATGAAACCCGGGTTGACCGCAGGACCCTGGCCGAAGAAACCCAGCATAGTCTTCTGGAACTTTCAGAAGCGTTATAG